The following coding sequences are from one Lolium rigidum isolate FL_2022 chromosome 6, APGP_CSIRO_Lrig_0.1, whole genome shotgun sequence window:
- the LOC124665172 gene encoding very-long-chain enoyl-CoA reductase-like yields the protein MKVSVVSRTGREVVKGGIQLSDDAKVADLQEAIHAKTKKYYPARQRLTLPVQPGKSGKPVVLNQKASLSDYCEKGSGSLTVVFKDLGPQVYYSTLFFWEYVGPLFIYPIFYYLPVYKYFGYEGERVIHPVQTYAMYYFCFHYFKRIMETFFVHRFSHATSPVSNVFRNCAYYWTFGAYIAYYCNHPLYTPVSDLQMKIGFGIGIVCQIANFYCHILLRNLRSPTGSGGYQIPRGFLFNIVTCANYTTEIYQWLGFNIATQTVAGYVFLAVAAAIMTNWALGKHSRLRKLFDGKDGRPKYPRRWVILPPFL from the exons ATGAAGGTCTCCGTCGTCTCCCGGACCGGCCGCGAGGTCGTCAAGGGCGGCATCCAGCTCAGCGACGAC GCCAAGGTCGCGGATCTGCAGGAGGCCATCCACGCCAAGA CTAAGAAGTATTATCCCGCTAGGCAACGGCTCACCCTCCCTGTACAACCTGGAAAATCTGGAAAGCCAGTTGTACTCAACCAAAAGGCCAGCCTATCGGATTACTGTGAGAAGGGTTCCGGGTCCCTCACCGTGGTCTTCAAAGATTTAGGCCCGCAGGTCTACTACAGCACACTGTTCTTCTGGGAATATGTGGGCCCTCTTTTCATCTACCCCATCTTCTACTACCTCCCCGTGTATAAGTACTTTGGATATGAGGGAGAGCGGGTCATCCATCCTGTCCAGACCTACGCCATGTACTACTTCTGCTTCCACTACTTCAAGCGGATCATGGAGACGTTCTTTGTCCACCGCTTCAGCCACGCAACTTCTCCGGTGTCAAATGTCTTCCGGAACTGCGCCTACTACTGGACCTTCGGGGCCTACATTGCTTACTACTGCAACCACCCTCTTTACACTCCTGTGAGTGATCTACAAATGAAGATTGGGTTTGGCATTGGGATCGTGTGCCAGATCGCAAACTTCTACTGCCATATCCTGCTGAGGAACCTCCGCAGCCCGACCGGCAGCGGTGGTTATCAGATCCCGCGTGGCTTCTTGTTCAACATTGTGACATGTGCGAACTACACTACCGAGATCTACCAGTGGCTGGGCTTCAACATCGCCACACAGACCGTGGCCGGTTACGTCTTCCTCGCCGTCGCTGCGGCCATCATGACCAACTGGGCGCTCGGGAAGCACAGCCGTCTCAGGAAG CTGTTCGATGGGAAGGATGGACGGCCCAAGTATCCTCGCCGGTGGGTGATTCTCCCCCCGTTCCTGTGA
- the LOC124667061 gene encoding uncharacterized protein LOC124667061, whose protein sequence is MDQLLHHQDSTFYGKEMQGCRWSFLQFFGLRRRPRSMKMLSDKKHRQDKNIGGSRLRGCYAPLKDDDSGVTEDHENTQVKHKQKGSKKNSGKAGLKSFISRKLYGKEGQKQKMLPVAPRLLRTLSIHYLESNVYVFDGESAANGNGPSHGAKSSLQNATGTNLHENTLDGASSDMSFSQLKSIGEEHMKRKSHRSISMDGILHKVPYGQKMSGETIIEELPRSASATYDRDCLKPYTATASRRHGNQSFRRSRSLSESLESYSHLLDSISSGESKRLTSSRSTRNHSLESKGLARLAEYLVIPEDALALHASEKIVVDGDVKSAVDESSCSEVAGGSENTKVPEVLSSEEKRGVEASTEADLCIAPLPSEVVDVSEEHAAATCDDDQLLSSTEANMCNDPSASGDDITEQQAISCGDEDGIHSSTEADSCTLLGLLRSEESDIAEQHTTVYDDQIKSCTAQPSEDTSVAEEHPMISNDNHIQSFEGTCCVPDPNQDSQDELNLGCEQETESPTSVLDVAFSDHTMMDDSSSLEEDILDSNEADDSVGNDDLNVQENNFSDLNDLQLQVTDPKDEAVLNYVKDIFIRSSFATEPLFDAWRSHNMAALQKEDCQHSDLSFSATAALDLAMADMSADEFLLFDLTNEALLDMYRKYDAANRGSNCARPKPVGERAMKELWGKVSYQLDEELDVDVDGILSSDLVRADRWVEFRRDGDEVGDKVADFVLDRLITELALQLAKF, encoded by the exons ATGGACCAGCTGCTGCATCATCAGGACTCCACGTTTTATGGGAAGGAAATGCAGGGGTGTCGATGGAGCTTCCTTCAGTTCTTTGGCCTTCGACGGCGTCCACGGTCTATGAAGATGCTCTCTGACAAGAAACATCGTCAGGACAAAAACATTGGCG GAAGTAGACTTCGAGGTTGCTATGCTCCGTTGAAAGATGATGATAGTGGTGTCACAGAGGACCATGAAAACACTCAG GTAAAACATAAACAAAAGGGTTCCAAAAAGAACTCTGGCAAGGCAGGTCTAAAGTCCTTTATTTCAAGAAAATTGTATGGAAAGGAAGGTcagaaacaaaaaatgcttccTGTTGCACCAAGGCTGCTGCGCACACTTTCGATACATTATCTAGAAAGCAATGTCTATGTTTTTGATGGTGAATCAGCTGCCAATGGCAATGGTCCTTCACATGGTGCTAAATCTTCACTACAAAATGCAACTGGTACAAACTTGCATGAAAACACCCTGGATGGTGCCAGTAGCGATATGAGTTTTTCACAGCTCAAAAGTATAGGTGAGGAACACATGAAACGGAAGAGCCACCGTAGCATTTCGATGGATGGGATTCTTCATAAGGTCCCTTATGGGCAGaagatgtcaggagaaacaatcaTAGAAGAGCTTCCGCGGTCAGCGTCTGCCACATATGATAGGGATTGTCTGAAACCTTACACGGCCACCGCCTCGAGGAGACATGGAAATCAAAGTTTTCGGCGTTCACGTTCGCTATCTGAATCACTGGAAAGCTACTCTCACTTGCTTGATTCCATCTCAAGCGGTGAGTCCAAAAGGCTGACAAGCTCCAGGTCTACTAGGAATCATTCTTTGGAATCAAAAGGTTTGGCTAGACTTGCTGAATATCTTGTGATTCCAGAAGATGCCTTGGCATTGCACGCTTCGGAAAAAATTGTTGTTGACGGAGATGTGAAATCCGCTGTGGATGAGAGTTCTTGCAGTGAGGTTGCTGGTGGTTCTGAGAACACTAAGGTACCTGAAGTGTTGTCGAGTGAAGAAAAGCGTGGTGTCGAGGCATCGACTGAAGCTGATTTATGCATTGCTCCTTTACCTTCAGAGGTGGTTGATGTTTCAGAAGAACATGCTGCTGCAACTTGTGATGATGATCAGCTTCTCTCTTCAACCGAAGCCAATATGTGTAATGATCCTTCAGCATCAGGAGATGACATCACAGAACAACAGGCAATATCTTGTGGTGATGAAGACGGTATTCACTCTTCGACAGAGGCTGATTCATGTACTCTTCTCGGTCTTCTACGATCAGAAGAGTCCGACATCGCAGAACAACACACAACAGTTTATGATGATCAGATCAAGTCCTGCACCGCTCAACCTTCAGAAGACACCAGCGTTGCAGAAGAACACCCAATGATTTCTAACGACAATCACATCCAGTCATTTGAAGGTACATGCTGTGTTCCTGACCCCAATCAAGATTCTCAAGATGAGTTAAATTTAGGATGTGAACAAGAGACTGAAAGTCCAACCTCTGTTCTGGATGTGGCCTTCTCAGACCATACAATGATGGATG ATTCATCGTCGCTGGAAGAAGATATTCTCGATTCAAATGAAGCTGACGATTCAGTTGGCAATGACGATCTGAATGTACAAGAGAACAACTTCAGCGATCTGAATGATCTCCAACTGCAAGTAACAGACCCTAAGGATGAAGCCGTGCTGAACTATGTCAAGGACATATTCATCAGGTCAAGCTTCGCCACCGAACCGCTCTTTGATGCATGGCGCTCGCATAACATGGCAGCTCTCCAGAAAGAGGACTGCCAGCACAGCGACCTCAGCTTCTCCGCCACTGCTGCATTGGACCTCGCCATGGCCGACATGTCTGCTGATGAGTTCCTCCTATTCGACCTGACCAACGAAGCGCTGCTCGACATGTACAGGAAGTACGATGCCGCTAATCGCGGGTCGAACTGCGCTCGACCGAAGCCCGTGGGGGAACGTGCCATGAAGGAGTTGTGGGGTAAGGTGAGCTACCAGCTTGATGAGGAGCTCGATGTGGACGTTGATGGCATTCTGTCGAGCGACCTGGTGAGGGCGGACCGCTGGGTGGAGTTTCggcgggatggtgatgaggtagggGACAAGGTGGCAGACTTCGTCCTTGACAGGCTGATCACTGAGCTCGCTCTCCAGCTCGCAAAGTTTTGA